The genomic stretch ctcttctttatcttcCATCCACAGAGAGAATTAAGATAGATATCTGTATATATCCACACAATCAATCATCCAAACCCTCTCCTTTTTGATCTCCCTTTGGATGCTTTTAGCAGATGACTAGGTGGGGGCTCATATTTGTGTTCTTTTGTATGTGTAATTTCAGTTCAGTACCATGCAAGTTTTTGTTTGTcagttcttcattttcttctcatccATGGCTTAATCacatctctttattttatttggctTTTAATGACTTTCTTAATTTGTAGAATGAAAACTTGGGAGAAGCCCTCCGAGTACGCTTTTAAGAGTTTATGTTACGAAATTGGATCGAATACAAATTACTATTATACCATCAATCACATATGTgaacatataattttatgtggaaaatctaaattgaaaaaaactacgggcagaaagaacaaaatatcactaagcaaataattattaatacaaaagTAATATTGTCAAGCAAATTTTATGTGACCTGGACATgtatttatagacttaaaatcatttatagatatatacagaaaattaaaagataattcatgaaaatattcttccagataagataaatctcagtcaaaattgaatttggcagaaagaacaaaatatcactaagcaaaTAATTGTTAATACAAAAGTAATATTGTCACGCAAATTTTATGTGACTTGGACAtgtatttatagacctaaactcatttatagatgtatatagaaaattaaaaaataattcatgaaaatatttttctagatgagataaatctcagtcaaaattaaatttgacaatatcctaatcatagtcaaatttaaaGTCATAATTATAGTTAAATTAGGAATCCTGAATTTCGAATCACAATTATAATAGTTAAAAGACTTAAATTAGGAGGAGAGGTCATATAGAGTTTGAAGTGTGGTGTTTTGTGTAAGGTTtggattaattattaaataaatatttatttttgattgattttttaattttagaataatattttatttcatcaaAACTTATTGTCACCTTTATAAGTTGGTTCAAATTAATAACAGAGTTATTGTCCGTCACTTTGAGTTGTTAAATGTTGATTTATACAACTCCACATGCATAGATAACTATTATAGTCGACTAGTTGATCTGAACATGTCGACTAAACTCAATAAAAGATCAAATTCATCTTTAGTAATGAACCTTAATATTTAGTTTTAGTTAATTTGAACTTAGTTTCAAATTGACTAGTTAGTCAACTATAATTGTTATTTGTACATGTGAAATTGTACAAGTCATTACTTAACGACCCAAAATGGTGGACAATAATGATGTTATAGATTCGAATAAACTAACAAAGGTGGTTGTGACTTTTGATAGAAATAAAAGATTgatctaaaattgaaaaaaaggtcaaaagtatttatttgataattagtCCTTAAAAATTTTGGTGGTCGCTTGAAACGTCTAAGATAAAAAATAGGTGATGATATTATCGATATTAATGATTCGCTAAGAATTATTCATAATGACTTGGATAACCCTTTTGTGTAATGTGactaacaaaatatttttacaaatttagaataaaaaacaaactGTAATCAAACCATCAAACATAAACATACAAATGAACACGAAAAAACccaatatagaaaaaataatggGCAAAAAGAATAAACTATCACTATGATAATATtgttgtaataattttaaaatattaattacttatatttataaatttatcactatatataaaaaaagattcatataaatttatagtccaatagaagataggcattaagaagagaaacatgtaataattatttaaggCAATATTATTGACCAACCACCTCTAATGATGTAACCAAAGGAAGAAATTCTTTGTTATTGTCCAAAAACATTGCCAAAGATGGAGTTCACTTGAGGCAATTATGTACAAATTTGGAAACAAGATTGCACCCACTCCCCTTTTTGATCAACTAATTGATGTTACTAATatgattataaattaattaatctttcaaGTTCGATcgatttttaattataaaaatactatttagatatttaaatttaatatttatggtGACGCTTTATATTAATGTCTTATATTTCGtgttatattaatacaaatatattagaTATGATACAGAATGTCagttaaaatgttaaatttaatatttaaataatatttccattttaattaagttttttattcttattttttcaatattttctctAGTATTAGGCAACCTACTAGACTTATTTTAATTTGGTGGGGGCAGTTTATCCACCATCAATAACCAATAGTggctattaaaaaaaaaaaacaatagtgagtaaaataaattaattggaaaattcttctcatttgatatttatattatttaataggTTTCTGGATTTAGATCCATCTCAACATTTAATTATGTGTAATATAAAAAggtatatatgtttttaaaatgaattatcACTAAATGAAGTTTTGGATTGTAAAAAAATGAGTTGATCTACTAGCATTATAGGGGTGTGCAAATGGTCTCAATCGAAATTCACTAATCAATTACACCAAATTGAGCaacaaaattgaactaaacAGAACTGGCCAATTAACCCgaaaaatcgaactaaccaaTAATCGAAAAAATTGAATCCAAATCGTAtaaactgaaccgaaccgattAAACTGAAGAAATGcaaaaataattgaagaaaattaaagtAACTGATAGAAAATacaccaaaaataaagaaaacgaTGTGGTTTTAAAACACCAAAATTATATCATTTGAAAGTTCGGTTggtttgattaatttgattattctaataaaaaaactgaaccaaaaattgaaaatcaaacttttatataagaaaaattaatcaaaccgaactgatgcaagaaaaaaatttaactgaACCAACAAATTTGGTCTGTTCAATTCAGGTAAATCAAACTTTTACTCTCCCTTAACTAATAACAAAACCTAGTCAAAGTAATCCAATTAGATTTATGGGCTTAAATTAGGaagagaatttaatttaaataaaaaattataattatttgccCCATTAATgacttttatacacttattcaAAAGGGGACGAAAcgtaataatttttatacacTTATTCAAAAGAGGACGGAGGGTCTAACCAGATCATGTGACTTTTTTCACATTGATTTAATCTGTCAATGTCTATTATTATCAGTTTCCTTAAAGAAAATAGTTACGTTACTTAGAATCggataattttataatattattttatttttaatattaaataatacattatatttaatattttgtacatATTTTGGGGGGCAGGTTCAACAATTTTTTGTCTTCCAACAGGTAAAAAGAGTGTCTcagtctcatatatatatatatagagagagagagagagagagagagagtctacCAGTTTCCAGTGAATTGGGAGCTGTTCATGATGTGAATCTTAGTAGGAAGCCAACAGAGGGCGGTTGTGATGTGGCTCCCCCCGCCCCCATGAAAATGACATAATTACAAACACCCATACAATTCTACAATAtcttcataaaatattaattttcaaaatataaatatttttatatattatatataattatttaaagaataattaaatttttttatcataaaatattaacatttttaataataatacttaGGGCGGTGAACGAGAAAATAATTTCTGatctctaaatatttttttaaaagaatagtcGTGTATCTTTATTATGAAATGTTGACATTTAcgttaaaaacttaataatgtTTAGGGAGATTGAAAAAATGTTACCATGCATTGATTTCAAAACTGCAATTGAGGCTTCATTGACGACTACCTCCAGCAtgtgatatttattatttatattttaaggagAGTCTAATCTCGCTCGGTAGttagtttggatttttttatttcatttctgATTATGTTTTCTTTGTGATGCTCGGGATATGCCATAGCTAAAAATATAAacgttttgagatttttttcaatgagTTCTTActtataggaaaaaaaaaatcatcatataTGTAGTTTCTTTGAACTAAAATTCACTATTTAATGAATTTCGATACAAATGTTATTTGGATGTTTAAGTTTAATAATTGTGATAATATTCTATATTGATGTCTTATATTACGTGACATATCAATACAACAgatataaaagatattaatatcaaatattaataaaaattggtgaaaaacATTAGCCTAACTCCATCATTCTTGCTAAAGCAAAGTGACCTAATTGGATATGTCAAATTGGGGCAAATCTTTGATTTCTACATGCTTCTAGGGTTCTCTCTTTTCCCCaactacctctctctctctatatatatttttttatttgcataATCCCTtctttagttattaaattaatatataatatatggtaTGTgtcaatattaataaattaaattaaaatgattaaGTGAGGAGGAGAGAGCTAGACTTTGACTTGTGGTGGGAGGCCAGTCCTTGTCATTGAAAAATTCTCTCTATTCTGTAttgtatatatgcatgcatcTTTAGGAAGAGTCCAACCATCCTTCTGGAAATCTCTTTGGATTCGAATCATCACTTGTTAATTCTTGTAAGTATAGTATAAGGTTTTTGTCTTTTGAGGAAAAGTTTGACGATTGAATTATAAAAGTTTGACAATTGaattagtaattaaatttcaaaCGACGAGTGTAAGATGTTAGAGACAAGTGGATATTAAGGTTTTAGTCCTTTTTTATCTTTAGTATCTTTTTAAGTTTGTATAGTTCAAATCGGGACAGTGTGAGCGTAATTTTTGTCAAACTACTTCCTAGCTATAACATGATATGAGGATACGACTTTAGCTAATGTCTAATTCATACTCCTTGCCCCACTTCGCAACCAATGGCTTCACTTGGCCAATGAAAGAGAAGTACGATGAGGCGTGATTATTTgagtaacgtttgttaaaatgagtaagataaccTTATATTAAGATAAAGTTAGAAtactttttgaattaaaatatgaaatgatcaaagataagtttgaaaaatattctaaaattttatcaaattatttgttaaattttttagaatacgCTGCAGGACATGtgcgtcattttttttatctataaggtctaatatatgtttatctgaagagagaagataagcatatatatctgaaaaatatcaaataagaagtcatgtgatttttttttcaagagtcGTAAGAGAAATTCAACAAATACATTGAAAAGAACAAAAGTTTagaatgttttttatattttacatcttttgatctatatcttaattaacaaatactattttGATAGAAAAAAACATGTGTCACCCAAGGAGCaacatatcaaaataaacattattgaTGAAAACAAGACTCACTCATCCAATAGGCATTTAAGCATATTACtaacaattaatataaaaataagaataagaatatgaTGAACAATCCCACATGATTGCCAAGTACTTTAACAAAAACACCAAGTGTGTGTAAGACTCCATGAGTAACTATATATAGATTTAATCAACAAGGTATGATCATGACATCAAATATGGGAAAACCTaaccaactatatatatatatatatatatagccaaaTGCCTTGccctttttttatattattatgtgtttttcatttaaatttttattctctATTACTCTTAAACTCCCAATTACCTAAAGATTCATTTATTCCAACTTAAATATATCAGATCATCTTAAAGAGTTTTGAGATAACATTTCATCGCAATTGTTATAATAAGACCTAGCAAGAATTATTACTCTAGCTAGCCAGTTCATTTGAGAGCACGGTTACAATGTTTTTCACAAtcgttttaactttttttagaCAGTTTTCACACAAATCCACTACCCTTCAAAATTCAATGGTTGGAGAAGATATTTGGTGGCCgcccatatcttgattaatgTTTCTGCATGTGGCTTATGTGTGGACACCAAGAGATTAAAGAGATTCATATTGTTCATACATAGagacttaattatatatatgatcgtacagagagagagagagagagagagagagagaagtaaaGGGGTACAAGTACAGGCTTAATTACCTTATTCTAGGATTCCTCATGAGAGGCCATCTGGGTACGTACTGTCTTGTAAGTCTCCTAATGAGACACATTTTGGCTTTTCCTTTGCAGCAGGAAACTCGATCCGTCCATCGATGGATGGCTAATTAACAAATTTGGGCGGCAGAACAGCGAGTGGTTGATGGATGGATGAATTATATGCATGAAGAGAATGGGATTGGACTGAGAAATGAGGTCCAGCACCAGCAGCCAGCAGCAAGTGGGGCGATGTGCTGCAGTCATAAATGCAAAAAGTTGTTTGGGGAGACGAATGTGAGGGCCGGGGGGGTTTGATCAATTTGCTGATATATAGTTGCCAAAGGCTATTAAAAATGAGAGTGTTTGAGGACAAAGTTAGGATGCAtccaaaagagagagataagagcTAGCTAGTGGAAATTAAATCTGAAAAAGATATGTTGATTGAGGCAATGAAGAAAGCATGGAAGCCATCACTATACATACTTGTATAGTAGCTGTCATGGAGCTAGAGATACATAGCGGTCACGGGCTTCTCTTGACTCTCAGCCTGCAGTCCCACACACACgtaaatgtacatatatatgtgtgtgtgtgtgtgtgaataaaTTGGTCAGGCATGCATATTATAtgacaactatatatatatatatatatatatattaacaggAAGGAATTGGTTCAAAGGCTCAACCCTCCAAGTCCTCCTGCTCCCGTGGCTTAGATGTATCATTTAGGGTTGGAATTGGAGGTTCAAACAGTAGGGCAGATCAATTTTAGCACAGTTGTAAAGAAGTAAACTTTGCAGAGGACAGGATTGATCGGAAGGCTCTCCAAATCCACAACAAATTGAAGGGGTTTATGGCCATCCTGTCCTCTACATGAGACGTCCCTTTCGCCTCTTAATCACCCTTTAATATTGCATACTTCTTCTCATGTAGGGCCTGCTATACGTAGATATTTCCAATTAATACgtcctatctctctctctccatttcgTCTTCCTCCCATTCAGAGGGATTGAGAGAGACCAAGACCATAGACTAAAAccttgactttttttttttttttttccttggtaCGACATTTTTAACCAATTGGATCTTTCCTACCCACAACTTGCTTTTATCTCAAAGTCTCTCAGGTgcgtgcgtgtatatatatacatataagaggGCTAAAGAGAGAgctataaacatatatatgactCTTCTCTTCTTGGATATAACGAGTCATTGCCAATGGTTTTATGGCAATTGCAGCAACCATGAGCCGACAAGGTGAGACCAGCAAGGATGATGATCATGATCCCCATGACCACGACCTCGTAATGCCCGGCTTCCGCTTCCACCCCACCGAGGAAGAGCTCATTGAGTTCTACCTCCGCCGTAAGGTCGAGGGCAAACGCTTCAATGTCGAACTCATCACTTTCCTCGATCTCTATCGCTACGATCCGTGGGAACTTCCCGGTAATTACCTTCTTTTCTATTCCTAATAAGCACGAGACTCAAAACAAATGAATTTTATATTGTTCTTCTTgatgaataaaaattatatagccGTCTGTATAGAGCCGTTTATGGAGAGTTATATAGACGATAAACTTACAAGTTGCTTGCTTTCAGCCTTGGCTGCCATTGGAGAGAAGGAATGGTTCTTCTATGTGCCTAGAGACCGGAAGTATAGGAACGGGGACAGGCCGAATCGGGTGACGACTTCTGGATATTGGAAGGCTACAGGAGCTGATAGAATGATCAGAACTGAGAGTTCGAGGTCGATTGGGCTGAAGAAGACCCTCGTTTTCTACTCCGGCAAGGCCCCCAGAGGCACCCGATCTAGCTGGATCATGAACGAGTACCGCTTGCCACGGCATGAAACAGAAAGATTGCAAAAGGTAGATAACCTTCATTGAGGTTTAGATCTGCAAATTCAACACAAGGAACCCATCAAAGAAATGTCGTAAAAAGATTAGGAACTTTAGTGTATTGGCTGCCATTGAATATATAGGATTGAGGTTAATTCCTGATTTTTACTCTAAACCTGGACACAGTTGAtgaattcaattatatattggAACAAAGGAATCACTTCCCTCTTTGGTTTTCAGGCAGAAATTTCCCTCTGTCGTGTCTACAAGAGATCTGGCATTGAAGATCATTCGTCGCTCCCTCGCTCAG from Diospyros lotus cultivar Yz01 chromosome 9, ASM1463336v1, whole genome shotgun sequence encodes the following:
- the LOC127809497 gene encoding NAC domain-containing protein 35-like, producing the protein MAIAATMSRQGETSKDDDHDPHDHDLVMPGFRFHPTEEELIEFYLRRKVEGKRFNVELITFLDLYRYDPWELPALAAIGEKEWFFYVPRDRKYRNGDRPNRVTTSGYWKATGADRMIRTESSRSIGLKKTLVFYSGKAPRGTRSSWIMNEYRLPRHETERLQKAEISLCRVYKRSGIEDHSSLPRSVGTWASTSRAQEADRRQQAGPSNHAAMETFQAFDEAEKMSETSGSSSTELAPRPVNLGLSKHSSYIGSLSSLSSSLPPASSMEDHERVFVDDLHGLMNFQQVSINHHHQYNPSGQFATSQPQSESSAPVHMEPSSLQVAGFSDRLWEWNSITEGNKDYTSQFK